The sequence TTAATGGAGAAAATATAATGGTAAGTAATAAAAGCACACTTATAAATTTAAACATAATCGAATCCTTTCAATAGCTATTTATAAATAAGTTTAGACCCTAAAATGAAAAAAGTGGCAAAAGCCACTTTTTTATATCAATATTTTATCTATGAGTTGTTCATTAAATAAGAAAAGTAACTTTCTTATTTAATTACATCAGCAACCGCTTTTGAGAAATACTCAATATTTGCTTTGCTCACACCAGCTACATTTACACGGCTAGAGCCTACAATGTAGATAGCATATTCTTTTTGTAATCTTTCAATTTGTTCTTTTGTAATGCTTAAGAAAGAAAACATACCATGTTGATGTTTAATAAATGAGAAGTCTTTATCTACATTTTGTGCATGTAAATTATCAACAAGCAAAGAACGCAGACCATTAATGCGATTACGCATTTCTGCTAGTTCTTGATGCCATAAACCAGTTAGTTCTGCACTGCCTAAAATAGTATCAACAATCGTTGCTCCATGTGCAGGAGGCATTGAATAAATACTACGAACAACACTTAATAAAACTGAATTTGATACATCTGCAACGGCGGAATCTTTTGCAATAATAGAACATGCACCAATACGCTCACGGTATAAACCAAAGTTTTTAGAACAAGAAGAACAAATAATCATTTCTTCAACTGTATCAGCAAGTACACGAAGGCCAGAAGCATCTTCATTTAAGCTTGTACCAAAACCTTGGTATGCAATATCAACTAATGGTGTAAAACCAACTTCTTTAGCTAGTTCAGCAACAATTTTCCATTGCTCTTGATTTAAGTCCATACCACTTGGGTTATGACAACATGCATGTAATAGAACAATATCACCTTTAGGCACTTGTTTTAGTGTTGCAATCATTTCATCAAATAATAAACCTTTATTTTCGTAATCGTAATAAGGGTATTCTTTAACAGTTAAACCTGCTGCCTCAAATAAGCTAATATGGTTTGCCCATGTAGGTGTTGTTACCCAAACTGTCGCTTTAGGATTACAACGAACAATAAACTCAGCAGCAACACGTAAAGCGCCTGTGCCGCCTGGTGTTTGCGCTGTGCGTACGCGATTAGCTAAAAGCGCACTGTGTTCACCTAATAATAAAGATTCCATTTTGTTACAAAAACCAAGATCACCGGCTAGACCAATATATGACTTTGAGGTTTCATTTTCTAAACGAAATGCTTCAGCTTTTTTCACTGATTCTAAAATAGGTGTATCGCCTTGCTCATTTTTATATACACCAACACCTAAGTCGATTTTATTTGGGTTCGTATCTTTTTTATACGCAGCCATCAAGCCTAAAATTGGATCTGTTGGTAATGGTTTTAAGTTTGAGAACATTTGGTCATCTCTTTTCATTTATGGGGTTAAAAATATTGTAAAGCAACAATTTTTATACTCATTATAATAACAAAAGCTAAAATCAATGAGTTCAAATGTAGCTTAACATAAACTATGCCGATTGGTCGCTAAACAGAATAATTATGCAGGTAAATAATTTGGTATCAATAAACAGCCAGCAATGAGCAACGCTAATGTATTTTCATCAAAAAAATCAGTTTTAAAAGCTTCGGCGTCAATAATACCTAACATTGCACCTGATGCTGTCAAGATAGGTAAACACACCTCAGATTTTACTTTTGGATCGCAAATATAATATTCACCGCCATTGGCTTGATATGCTTGAATATCATTAATAACACGCCCTTTTTTTGATAGTGCCACTTGAACATTATTACTAATAAGGGAAAAATCAGACGTTAGAGGAAATATAGGTCGACTCGGCGCACCATGATAGGCGAGTTTTACAAGGCCTTGTTCGTTGTTTGTATCACGGTTTTGATATATGCCAAACCAATCAACTTGAGAAGTATTAACGATATAATCAACAATCTGGTTTAACATCTGCATAGAATTAACTAAATTAATATCTATATCTTGATGCTCTGTAAGTAGCACGTTTTTTAGATCAAATGGTTCATCCTGTAAATGTCCAAATAAACTACAACTTCCATCCTCACCTAACTCTGGGATTTTATACTGCCATTGGATATCGCGGCTATGATTTTTTGTATTTAAATATGTTTTAAGGGCTGATAAATGATTATTTATTAATACATGATCACATGTTATTTGTGTTATCTCTAAATATGAAAGCACCATGGACGTCTACACATCTGAATATCTATATCAAAAATACTAACATGGAAATTAGTACTTGTTAAGTACTGCTTGCCCTTTCATTTAAACAATAATTAATATTTATTTTATTACCAATATCGTTAGAAGACACACCTGATGCAATTTCTTCCATTAAACCTAACCCTCTACCATGAGGGTGGGCTTTATTATCTGCTTTATGCTGCTGCTCTGTACAAAACCCTTTACCGGAATCTTCGATTGTAAAAACAATACTTTGAACTTCTGGTTGATATAAAGCTGTAAAATTTAAATATCCTGAATTTAACTCAGCCAATACTTCAGCTCTTTGAATATAATATTCGTAAAATCCCTCTTCAGTATCTTTATTCTGGGAGTTTAAACCTAAAATGCCATGATCAAGCGCATTATTATAAGCCTCTGATAAAATTAGAAATAAGTTTGATCTATGCTCTGAAGCCCCTTCTATACTGCAAACTAAATCAACAAATTGAACAACAGGATCTGATGTTTTTAATTGTTCATGCTCTAACTGAATATTAAAAGTGATGGGTATTTGACTAAAGCTTCTTGGTTCTACATCAGCTAAGGGTGTTGCTTTGCAGCGTATTAGCGCTAAGCTTAAATCATCTTGCTGCTTAATATCGCCGGTAAACTCATAAACTGCATTTACGACATCTTCAATTTTTGCTTGTTTTGAACATGACATAATCTCTAATACACGCTCTTCACCAAAAAACTCATCATTGGGATCAGATGCCTCTATAATGCCATCGGTAAAAACGAGTATGCGGTCAGTATTTTCAACCTCAAAATGCACTATGGTATCTTCAAACTCATAACTTTCTAATATACCTAATGCCATATGTTGAGATTCTAATTCTCTTTTAACTTGTCCGAATTCATCTAGTATATAACCTTCTGGTAGCCCACCAAGCCAAGCATTAACACTTCTACCAGACTTATTAATCTCCAAAATAGTTGCTGCACAAAACATATGCCCAGGTAGTAAATCCGACAACATGCTATTAAGTTCGCTCGCAATATCTCCTACTGTCAGCCCTTTGTGTGCCATGCTATAAAATATTTTAGAAGTTGGTAGTGCTCCAATCGCCGCTGCTAACCCGTGCCCGGTAAAATCACCTAACATGATATATAAGCCCCCTATCGGGCTTGGTGATACTAAAAAAAAATCGCCATTAAACATAGAAGCAGGAGATAAATGATAATCTATGATGTCGGGTACAATAAGGTGTTCGACTAACGCATTTTTAAATATATGTTCAACAATTTCATGCTCTCGTTGAACTTCATTTTGATGTAATTCCAATAATTTCTTTTGCTCAAAACTTTTTTGGCTTAATTCTCTAGTACGCGTATGTGCTTGAATTTTTGCTGATAAAATAATTTTATCAAAAGGTTTACTAATAAAGTCATCACCTCCAACTTCTAAACAACGGGTTAAACTTTTTTGATCATCCAGAGCTGTAATAAAGATAATCGGCAGATAAACGTCGCTTACCTGTTTTTTTATAAGTGGCGCGGCTTCAAAGCCATCCATGATTGGCATCATGACATCTAATAATACGATATCGGGATTGATATCAGAAAATTGCTCTACAGCTTCTTTACCATTAGAAACACAAAAAACCGTATGTGACTCTTGTTCAAGCATAAACTTTAATAAAGTGCAGTTTAATGCTTGATCATCAACAACTAAAATACGCAAATATCGCTCCAAAAATAAATCTAAATGATTGAAAGTATTTTATGAGTTAATTGTATTTCTCAATCAATATCGAATTTTTTATCAAAGCGTGAAATTTGTAATATTTTCTTTATTTGTGGCTTACAATTCGCTATTTGAATACTTGAAACCGAATCCCCTAAGGATTTTTTCATATTCAGCAACATGCCCAAAGCTGAGCTATCCATATATTCTGTTTCACGTAAATCAATTATCACCTTAGGCGATTTATCTCCTATTTCAGAGTATGCAGAACGAAAAGCTTGAACTAAATTAAAGTCAAACTTGCCCTTTATTTGTATTGTGAATAATTTACCATCAGATGAAAAATTTTTGTTCAAACTCATCATATTTTCCTTAATTTAGAAAATGCATATAATTATAAATAGGATATTCTAGCTATAAATAAAGCTGTAAATTGGCTGTTTTTCAACATAAGTTGTAAATTTAAATCATCTTTTGACTTTTTAAATTGATAAAACATAAAAATAACGCGCTAAATCCTTAAACCTGTCGTTCTTATTCCACTATAATATAAAACCTATTTAGAGAGATTTATAATAAATCATAAAGTTAAAATACTTTTATATTCAATTTTTATAATTTCACGACCCTTAAGGTAAATTTATGCAAAATTCTAATTTAGTTTATTCAACAGATTTTGGCCGAATCGAACAACAAAAAGAGCAAAAAGTTGAAGATGTTAAATTATTTAAAGATGGCTTTATTCGAATTGAACGCCAGACAAAAGGCCGTAAAGGTAAAGGCGTTATGTTGGTAGTAGGTATAGATACTAAAGATCATGACCTTAAAAAATTAGCCAAATCGGTTAAAAGCAAAATGGGTCAAGGTGGCGCTGTAAAAGATGGTCTTATTGAAATTCAAGGTGATGACAGAGTTAAACTCAAGGCCATTTTAGAAAGTGCTGGTTTTAAAGTAAAAATAGCGGGAGGCTAACATGATAAACTTATCACCATCAGATCTACATATTCTATTAGTTGAACCTTCTTTAACTCAAAGAAATATAATTATAAAAGAGTTAAATTTAGAGGAGATCACACATATTGACCATGGAAAAAATCACACGGAGGCATTTGAAAAAATTAAATTAAACTCTCCTGATCTGGTGATCAGCAGTTTGCATTTTAATGATGGTAGTGCATTAGATTTACTCACTGCGATAAAAGAAGATGACAGCATAGGTGATGTGCCATTTATGCTAATTTCTAGTGAAACCAGAAAACACGCATTAGAAACATTTAAACAATCAGGTGTCATAGCGATTTTACCTAAGCCTTTTACACGTGAAAATTTAGGTAAAGCAATCAATGCCACCTTAGACATACTCAGTCCACAAGAGTTAGAGCTAGAATTATACGATGTTCACGATATTAAAGTATTAATCGTTGATGACTCCATGCTGGCACGGAATCATATTAGACGTGTATTAACTAATTTAGGCATCCAACACTTTACTGAAGCTGTTGATGGCCAAAAAGCCATTGCCGCTTTAAATGACAAAATGTTTGATTTGATTGTAACTGATTACAATATGCCTGAAGTTAATGGACAAGAACTAGCACAGTTTATACGTAATGAATCTCATCAATCTCATGTGCCTATCTTAATGGTATCATCAGAGGCTAGTGATACACACTTAGCAAATATCGCACAATCTGGTGTTAATGCGATGTGCGATAAACCATTTGAACCTAAAACAGTCAAAAATTTAATTTATCAGTTATTAGATAACCACTAAATACATTGAAGTTTAGAGTAGTAATAGAGTTATTTTAAGTATTTATTAAAGTATTCCTAAACTGCTCTAATTTATTTTCAGCTAAAGGTTGGCTGAAATAATAACCTTGAACAATATAACAACCATTGCTCTCTAAAAACGCAATTTGTTCTGAAGTCTCAACCCCCTCAGCTACCAAATTAAGCTTCAATTTAGTTGCCATGGCGATTATCGCAGCGGTAATGGCCATATCACTTGTATCTTCAGGGATATCTTTTACAAATGATCTATCTATTTTAAGAATATCAACAGGGAAACGCTTTAGATAACTTAATGAAGAAAAACCGGTACCAAAGTCATCAATAGATATTGCAAGACCCAAAGCTTTAAATTCATGGAGCTGCGCTATTGCAACTTCTATATCACCCATTAACATACTTTCAGTTAACTCTAAATGAACATTATCCGCATTTGCACCAGTTTCTTTTAATATTTTTGATAATAAATCGACTAAATTACTATCTTTGAATTGTCTTGCAGATAAGTTAATTGACACATTATTAGCAACATCTTGCTCAACCAACCTAGTTGCAAAGCGGCATGCTTCCCAAAGTACCCACTCGCCTAATTCAACAATGATCCCTGTACTTTCAGCAATTGGAATAAACTTATCTGGCGGTATCATGCCCTTATCTGGGTGAAGCCATCGGATCAGCGCTTCATAACCGACTATTTTCCGTGTTCTACTATCAAGCTGAGGTTGATAATGCAGTTCAAATTGCTTTTCTTTTAGTGCGATCCTTAATTCATTTTCTATCAGCATACGCTCTTTTGCCGCAGCATTAAGATCTGCATTATAAAAATGATATGTATTACGGCCTTTAGCTTTCGCCTCATACATAGCTAAATCCGCATGTTTTAACAATTGGTCTTCTTCTGAACTATCTTCTGGTGCTAATGTAATACCAATACTGGCACTCACAATAACCTCATCATTTACTAATTTAATTGGTTTATTTAATGTTTCTTGAATTGTATTGGCAACCTCGGTCGCTTTTTCTCTATCATTGATACCACTAAGTAATACTGCAAATTCATCTCCTCCTAAGCGCGCGATGGTATCTTCCGCTCTGAGTCTAAATTTAAGTCGGTTGGCGACTTCTAATAGGAGTTGATCACCCGCATCATGACCTAAGGTATCATTAATACGTTTAAATTCATCAAGGTCAAAATAGAATAAAGCAAATGAATAATGGCCTCTCGCAGCCAGTGCCATAGACTTTCTAAGCTGCATTCTAAAAAAGGCACGATTAGATAATCCAGTTAACGTATCATAATATGCTAGTTGCTCCATTTTACGTTGGCTTTCTTTAATAAAACTGATGTCTTGTGCTGACGCGACATAACTGGTTACTGTGCTATCTTCATCTCTGATCGGAGAAATACTCAAAGAAACCCAAATTGCTTTATTATAAATATTTCTAAATAATGTATCGCCACGCCAGTAGTGCCTACTTTTAAGGTCTATCTCAATATCCTCAACCAAAATTTGCATTTCTTGGGCAATGATATTAAGAACGGATGAGCCGATAAGCTCTTTTTCTGAATAGCCTGTCATTTCTGGCATTTTAGGGTTTACATAAACAATATTTAAATCAGCATCAGCAATAACAACAGCACTTCCAGAGAACTCTACCGCCTTATTTAATCTTTTAGCAGCCAATTCTGCCTCTTCTTTTTCTATGATCCTTTGATCTAAGCTATCTAGATGCTTAGTAATTTCCTCTGACATGGTTTTAAAGGCACCATTTAATGCACCTATTTCGTCTTTATTTTCTTCAAGGAAGTCACCTTTTGATTTACCTTTACTTTTACCAAAAGCATTAACTGAATGAACTAAAGTAATAACACGTTTTAGCAATAGCTCATTTAAAGATTGATGCAATAAAATCACAACCAAGGCAGTATAAATTACGAATAAACCAAAAAACTTAATCTCTAATTCATCCAAAGCAGATAAAATCGTTGAGCGCTTTTTATAAACGCCTATATACCAATCTAGCGGATCCATTTTATGAATATTAACTAAATGCACTTCATTTTGCTCAATAAAAGTACTTGGCATATGAGGTAAATCTTTTTTAATGGCTGACTGTACTAATTCTTGTAAATGCTGCGGGATTAAATCATTTGTTACTAACAACTGATTCATATCCCCTTCCATCTTTTCAATCAACTTATTGAACAATGGATGGGATAATATTTGACCTTGCTTATTAAAAATAAAAAATTGTTGCTCTTTATCTGATACAGAAAAATGCTTAATCAAATCCTGAAAAATTAAGTCACTACCTGTAATGCCTAAGAATTCATTTTTGTAATAAAGCGGCACAATTAAGCTAACCACCCACTTATCCCAAATATCATCTCGATAAACAGGAGTCCAAACAGGGCTTCTTGAGGGGTTACTCTGTTCTAATGCCACAGAGTAAAAAATATCATTTGAAAAATTGTGTTCAGGCTCTAATTGCACTGCCCAGTTTGGAGGAGAGATACGTACAAAGTTATCTTTACTAATATAATAAAAATTAAAAAAATCTTTAGTTAAAGTAGGTGAAATGATTTGCCAAAGCACTTCGGTATCATAGAAAAGCTTTTTATATGAATCTGTAAAGTTTACTTCAGGAATATAAGCTGCAGACAAACCATCTAATGCAATACTTCTAACCACGCCTTCCTGTGATGTATCTAATTCAATCTTTTTTTGATTTTGATTAATAAAGTTATATTCGAATAATTGCTGTTTAACAACAAAGTTCGCTTTGGTCGCAATCTTAGTTTTATTATCAATAATTTGATTAAACTGAGTTATAAAGTTATTACCACTTCTCTTTAAAGCTTCTTGTTCTTCAAAAATTAATTGCTTTCGTTCTGATTTCAACATCAAAACAGCAGCGCTCATACCAGCAATTAAACAAATAACTGAAATTAATACTGATAATTTAACGCTAAGAGAATTTCTTCCATAGCGGGATGGTAAACGGCTATACTTCAAAATTAAACCTATGCAATTATTTTTCAAAATGGCTTTTGTCATTAACCCCTTAAATATAAAATAAACGTAGCGTAAACAACACCTTTTTTATATATATAAGTGGTTTAATTTCTGTCAATATTTCATTTGATGGTAAGTGAAAATAATATTCTTGAAATTAAACAAATCATTTATTGACTTATGACGCGCTAATTTTTAAATTAACAGTATGAAACGAATTTATGCACGATTTTTCTTTATGTTTTTTGTACTCCACCCCAAATGGGAGGCGGTTTAGTCACGACATAAGAAAAGTCAGCGACAAATACAAGCCTCCCAAATGGGAGGCTTTTTTTTGCATTAAATTTTTAAAACCGGGAATGAGGAAATAACTATGGCTAATGATGCATTACAAGCATTACGAAAAGATATCAATGAGATTGATTCTGAATTATTAATACTACTGACAAAACGTCGTCGTATTAGTCATTCTGTTGTTGAATATAAAATTTCAAACAACAAACCAATTAGAGATGAACAACGAGAAGTCGCGTTATTAGAAAAGTTAATATCGTACGGAAAGTCTCTTGGTTTAGATGCTTATTATGTAAATAGTGTTTTCCAAACGATTATCGAAGATTCAGTGTTACATCAGCAAGCTATGCTGCAACAGAATATCAACCCAGATATTAAAGGCGAAACTAACCGTGTTGCATATTTAGGCGGTCAAGGCTCATATAGCCAACTTGCATGTCATAAATACTTTAGTCGACGTAGCGATCATTTAGTCGAACTTGGCTGTTCTAGCTTTTTCGAAATTACAAATAAAGTTGAAACCGGACAAGCTGATTTTGGTTTATTGCCAATTGAAAATACTTGCTCAGGTAGTATTAATGAAGTGTTCGACTTATTACAACACGCACAAGTTGCGATTGTTGGTGAACTAACACAATCAATCGAACATTGTTTAATTGCAAAAGAGGGTTTAGAGCTGACTGATATCACTAAAGTATTTGGTCACCCACAACCTTTCACACAATGTAGTCAATTTATTCAGGGTCTAGAAAACATCCAACTTGAATACTGTGATTCAACATCAAGTGCGATCGCTCGAGCATTAGAAACACCAAACAGCGCTGCAATTGCTTCACAACAAGCAGGTATTAAAGCGGGCTTAGAGGTTGTTCAATCTGCGGTTGCAAATCAAGTTGAAAACCATAGCAGATTTATTGTTGTTGCAAGAAAACCAATGCAAACATCAAAACAAATCCCAACTAAAACAAGCTTAATAATGGCGACTAGCCAAAATGCGGGGTCACTTGCTGATGCCTTAATGATTTTTAAACAGCATAAAATCAATTTAGTTAAATTAGAATCTCGTCCAGTACCTGGTAACCCATGGGAAGAAGTATTTTATGTTGATTTGGATGCTAATTTAATTCAAAGCAATACCCAAAAGGCTCTTGATGATTTAAAAGAAGTCACTGAGTATGTAAGAGTGCTAGGGTGCTACCCGAGTGAGTCTATGACGCAAGTAGAAGTAGAGAAGTAAACCTTTTGTTATATAACTGCGCTATTAACAAGCGCAGTTATATACGCAGAGTATTTTATGCTTTTTACCAAAAAACTCCTCGAAGTGGCCTTAATAAAGATGTGAAGGAGATTTATTAATCTAACACCTTAGAGTCATTTGCCTTGTTTAACAAAGCACGACTCTGCTTTAAAAAAGACTCAGCTGAATCCGAGAAGTAGCTTTTCGCATCACTAAACCCTTCGATTAACCCTGCTTTATCACCATTTTTTAATTTAATTAAGGTTTGTTCATATATATCTTGATAATCTTCAAGCAGTGATTCTACATTATCAAATTGTGCCAACATAATATCTGAATACAAACCCGGTGATTGTGCAAACAATCGACCTACCATCATTAACTCTAATTGGTATATTGGCGATGAACAACTCTTGATTTCACGTAAACTATGAGTCTGTTTTGCTAAAAATTGGCCATAAACAAATGTTGTTAAATGGCGCATTACTTGCACGATTTGCATCGCTTCATCATGCTTTTTAGTATCCATCTCAACAAGTTGCGTACCCCAAATTTTAAGCTGAGCGAGCAACATATCAGCTTTTAAATCACCTCTGCCACGACACACTACAATAGTTTGCTTAACCCAATGCGCAATATCAGGACCAAACATCGGATGTAAACCCAAAACAGGTCCTTTATGACTGTTCAACATAGCTCTTACCGGTTTTGCTTTGACACTTGTAATATCAACCAATAAACAATCATCATCCAGTTTTGGCAAGTTTTCGATAATAGCCTCTACTTTATTGATTGGCACGGAGACTAATACTAATTTTGCTCCTGACAAAATTTCAGCTTGAGAGTCATTTTGTTCTTTATCTAAAATCCTGACTTCAATACCAGAGCGTCTCAATTGTTTAGCAAATAACTGCCCCATTACACCTTTACCACCTATGATCACGGCGGGAGATAACTCAGGAGAAACACAGGCTAACTCAGATTGTTGATTTTGGTATGACTCTCTCATCATACGACGTAAAATATCTTCAACTAAGTCACCAGATACACCTTGCGCTTGTGCTTGTGCCCTACGCGCCGCTAATAATTCAATTTCACGTTCTGGAATATAAACAGGTTTTCCTGAGTCTCTTTTTATTTGACCTACTTGTGCTGTAATTTTATTTCTTTTCGCCAAAATGGCGACTAACTCTGTGTCACATGCATCTATTTGTGAGCGAAGCGCTGCTAATTTCTGTTCCAAAACCAAACCCCGTAAACCTAAAGTTACAATTGTACAAATTTATATACAGAAGATACTATCATATTTTATGCCAAGCAAAAGTGATTCTTTTCATTCTAATGCTTGTAGTTAACGGCTTTATATCGAATACTCAATATCAAGAATAACAATATAATAAGGATCATATGTGGTTATTAGCGACTCTAAATCTATTATTTTTTACTTAACCATTATGTTTTTAGGCCTTTGCTTATCTGCTTTAGTCTACTTTTCTCTTTCGAAAGTTCAAAAGTCGACACTCAATTTAGTTGATAATGAAATCCCTACGCTTTCTCAAATAAAAAATGTTGTTGCATTATTATCTGAGCAAGAAAGGTTGTTATATGAATATTATGCAAAGGATGAAAATAATATCTATATTCGACTGCATAACGAAAAAATCAGAGAGTTAGACTCTCAGCTTATTAAGTTAACAATAAAACTTAATAACCCGCAGATGAAAAGCTCATGAATTTCGAAAATTAATCGTATAAAAACGACAGCTCAAGCGTTAACTAAAAATTTGTATTCAGAACAAACACAGTGGCAACTGGCAAGAGATAAATTAGCTGAGATAACATTGATAAGAGAAGCGGCATTACCGCATTTAGATGAAATATTAAATGAATTAAAGCTAAGAGTGGATATGAGTTATCAACACACCCTTGAAGAAATAAATAAAACATCTTGGACCGTAATTGCATTTAGTTTTATATTATTTGTAGGACGATACCTTAGGGCTACCTAGATCATAGCCAAAAAAGCGCGCGTTTAGCACTTTTTCCTATGCGTAACCCTAATCCAATTCTA is a genomic window of Pseudoalteromonas sp. '520P1 No. 423' containing:
- a CDS encoding amino acid aminotransferase → MFSNLKPLPTDPILGLMAAYKKDTNPNKIDLGVGVYKNEQGDTPILESVKKAEAFRLENETSKSYIGLAGDLGFCNKMESLLLGEHSALLANRVRTAQTPGGTGALRVAAEFIVRCNPKATVWVTTPTWANHISLFEAAGLTVKEYPYYDYENKGLLFDEMIATLKQVPKGDIVLLHACCHNPSGMDLNQEQWKIVAELAKEVGFTPLVDIAYQGFGTSLNEDASGLRVLADTVEEMIICSSCSKNFGLYRERIGACSIIAKDSAVADVSNSVLLSVVRSIYSMPPAHGATIVDTILGSAELTGLWHQELAEMRNRINGLRSLLVDNLHAQNVDKDFSFIKHQHGMFSFLSITKEQIERLQKEYAIYIVGSSRVNVAGVSKANIEYFSKAVADVIK
- a CDS encoding GAF domain-containing protein; this encodes MVLSYLEITQITCDHVLINNHLSALKTYLNTKNHSRDIQWQYKIPELGEDGSCSLFGHLQDEPFDLKNVLLTEHQDIDINLVNSMQMLNQIVDYIVNTSQVDWFGIYQNRDTNNEQGLVKLAYHGAPSRPIFPLTSDFSLISNNVQVALSKKGRVINDIQAYQANGGEYYICDPKVKSEVCLPILTASGAMLGIIDAEAFKTDFFDENTLALLIAGCLLIPNYLPA
- a CDS encoding fused response regulator/phosphatase → MRILVVDDQALNCTLLKFMLEQESHTVFCVSNGKEAVEQFSDINPDIVLLDVMMPIMDGFEAAPLIKKQVSDVYLPIIFITALDDQKSLTRCLEVGGDDFISKPFDKIILSAKIQAHTRTRELSQKSFEQKKLLELHQNEVQREHEIVEHIFKNALVEHLIVPDIIDYHLSPASMFNGDFFLVSPSPIGGLYIMLGDFTGHGLAAAIGALPTSKIFYSMAHKGLTVGDIASELNSMLSDLLPGHMFCAATILEINKSGRSVNAWLGGLPEGYILDEFGQVKRELESQHMALGILESYEFEDTIVHFEVENTDRILVFTDGIIEASDPNDEFFGEERVLEIMSCSKQAKIEDVVNAVYEFTGDIKQQDDLSLALIRCKATPLADVEPRSFSQIPITFNIQLEHEQLKTSDPVVQFVDLVCSIEGASEHRSNLFLILSEAYNNALDHGILGLNSQNKDTEEGFYEYYIQRAEVLAELNSGYLNFTALYQPEVQSIVFTIEDSGKGFCTEQQHKADNKAHPHGRGLGLMEEIASGVSSNDIGNKININYCLNERASST
- a CDS encoding STAS domain-containing protein, whose product is MSLNKNFSSDGKLFTIQIKGKFDFNLVQAFRSAYSEIGDKSPKVIIDLRETEYMDSSALGMLLNMKKSLGDSVSSIQIANCKPQIKKILQISRFDKKFDID
- a CDS encoding translation initiation factor produces the protein MQNSNLVYSTDFGRIEQQKEQKVEDVKLFKDGFIRIERQTKGRKGKGVMLVVGIDTKDHDLKKLAKSVKSKMGQGGAVKDGLIEIQGDDRVKLKAILESAGFKVKIAGG
- a CDS encoding response regulator, with amino-acid sequence MINLSPSDLHILLVEPSLTQRNIIIKELNLEEITHIDHGKNHTEAFEKIKLNSPDLVISSLHFNDGSALDLLTAIKEDDSIGDVPFMLISSETRKHALETFKQSGVIAILPKPFTRENLGKAINATLDILSPQELELELYDVHDIKVLIVDDSMLARNHIRRVLTNLGIQHFTEAVDGQKAIAALNDKMFDLIVTDYNMPEVNGQELAQFIRNESHQSHVPILMVSSEASDTHLANIAQSGVNAMCDKPFEPKTVKNLIYQLLDNH
- a CDS encoding EAL domain-containing protein; translated protein: MTKAILKNNCIGLILKYSRLPSRYGRNSLSVKLSVLISVICLIAGMSAAVLMLKSERKQLIFEEQEALKRSGNNFITQFNQIIDNKTKIATKANFVVKQQLFEYNFINQNQKKIELDTSQEGVVRSIALDGLSAAYIPEVNFTDSYKKLFYDTEVLWQIISPTLTKDFFNFYYISKDNFVRISPPNWAVQLEPEHNFSNDIFYSVALEQSNPSRSPVWTPVYRDDIWDKWVVSLIVPLYYKNEFLGITGSDLIFQDLIKHFSVSDKEQQFFIFNKQGQILSHPLFNKLIEKMEGDMNQLLVTNDLIPQHLQELVQSAIKKDLPHMPSTFIEQNEVHLVNIHKMDPLDWYIGVYKKRSTILSALDELEIKFFGLFVIYTALVVILLHQSLNELLLKRVITLVHSVNAFGKSKGKSKGDFLEENKDEIGALNGAFKTMSEEITKHLDSLDQRIIEKEEAELAAKRLNKAVEFSGSAVVIADADLNIVYVNPKMPEMTGYSEKELIGSSVLNIIAQEMQILVEDIEIDLKSRHYWRGDTLFRNIYNKAIWVSLSISPIRDEDSTVTSYVASAQDISFIKESQRKMEQLAYYDTLTGLSNRAFFRMQLRKSMALAARGHYSFALFYFDLDEFKRINDTLGHDAGDQLLLEVANRLKFRLRAEDTIARLGGDEFAVLLSGINDREKATEVANTIQETLNKPIKLVNDEVIVSASIGITLAPEDSSEEDQLLKHADLAMYEAKAKGRNTYHFYNADLNAAAKERMLIENELRIALKEKQFELHYQPQLDSRTRKIVGYEALIRWLHPDKGMIPPDKFIPIAESTGIIVELGEWVLWEACRFATRLVEQDVANNVSINLSARQFKDSNLVDLLSKILKETGANADNVHLELTESMLMGDIEVAIAQLHEFKALGLAISIDDFGTGFSSLSYLKRFPVDILKIDRSFVKDIPEDTSDMAITAAIIAMATKLKLNLVAEGVETSEQIAFLESNGCYIVQGYYFSQPLAENKLEQFRNTLINT
- a CDS encoding chorismate mutase encodes the protein MANDALQALRKDINEIDSELLILLTKRRRISHSVVEYKISNNKPIRDEQREVALLEKLISYGKSLGLDAYYVNSVFQTIIEDSVLHQQAMLQQNINPDIKGETNRVAYLGGQGSYSQLACHKYFSRRSDHLVELGCSSFFEITNKVETGQADFGLLPIENTCSGSINEVFDLLQHAQVAIVGELTQSIEHCLIAKEGLELTDITKVFGHPQPFTQCSQFIQGLENIQLEYCDSTSSAIARALETPNSAAIASQQAGIKAGLEVVQSAVANQVENHSRFIVVARKPMQTSKQIPTKTSLIMATSQNAGSLADALMIFKQHKINLVKLESRPVPGNPWEEVFYVDLDANLIQSNTQKALDDLKEVTEYVRVLGCYPSESMTQVEVEK